In the genome of Carya illinoinensis cultivar Pawnee chromosome 13, C.illinoinensisPawnee_v1, whole genome shotgun sequence, the window TAAATGTATGTTGAAATctaagtttgaaatgaaagaattggGCCCTGCTAAGAAAATATTaggaatggaaattgaaagggacagaaatgaaaatgttttatacTTGTCCCAGAAAACTTACATTTCTAAAGTTCTAAAGACATTTGGTATGAATCTTTTGAAACCAGTGAACACAACTTTAAGTCAACACTTTAAACTTTCAGTAGATCAGGCTGCTAAAACAGATTCTGATATTGAGTTTATGCAACAAATCCCTTATGCTAGCATGGTAGGGAGCATAATGTATGCAATGGTCTGTTCTAGACCTAACCTGACTTATGCAGTGAGTATGGTTAGTAGGTTTATGGGGAACCCAGGTAAACCCCATTGGTAGGCCATTAAATGGGTACTTAGGTATCTAGTTGGCACTACTAACCTAGGACTCAATTTTGTTAAGGGTATTGAGAAAGGATATGAGTTAATTGGTTTTGTAGACTCTGATTTTACAGGAAAAATAGACACTAGGAAATCCTTAACTGGATATGTGTTTACTGCTTTTGGGGGGGCTGTAAGCTGGAAGTCACACTTACAATCTGTTGTGGCTCTGTCCACAACAGAGGCTAAATATATAGCATTAACTGAAGCAATAAAAGAGGCCATGTGGTTAAAGGGCATTGCAAatgaattaagtatttataagTGTAATATTTATGTTTACTGTGATAATCAAAGTGCACTTCACTTAGCTAAAAATCAAGTTTACCATGAATGGTCTAAGCATATTGATATAAGGCTTCATTTTGTCAGGGATGTTATAGAGTCTAAGGTTATGGGTGTGGAGAAGGTCTCAACTGAGGATAATCCCTCGGATATGATGACCAATTCACTCCCAAGGTCCAAGTTCAGACACTGTCTGAACTTAATTGGTATGGAGTCTACAGTCTGTCCCCATTACGGGAAAGGTGCAGGAATAAGCCTATGATGAGGTttgataatttaggcaaataaatgttttgccaaggtggagatttgtaaaaaatatgtcaattaatttatttattgttatatGTTATCTGACCCTTTTCTCTTGTAACAATCAAATGGTGTATAAATACATAGAAGATTCTGGGTCAATAAAGTTTAATGAGCTGAGCTGGTGATCATGTGACCAGCATGTGACTCGTAAGCTGCATCAAACAAGGGTTAAACTTGAGCCACAGGATCTGGATAGGtggagccatctattatgccatatatatatatatatattgctttaGACCTCTACTGTTAACCTAATTTCATTTTGTATTGTTTATACTGATTGAGAGAGGGGCTTTCGAGAGAGTGAGAACAGAGAGGGAAGAAAGCTAGGGTTTCACTGTGAGAAGAGAGAATCTGTGATTTTCTGTAGTGAGATGAGTGCTCTGTAATATGAGAGTGTttctgaggcttctctgtgaagGACACTGATTATCAATAAAGCTCTGAGGCCATTCCTGCCAtggacgtagaccattagggtcgaccACGTAAATCGGTTGTGTTGTTCTTTCTTTgcattattcctattatttcttGGTTATTGATCTTGTTATGATTCTGTTTCTTGTTATTATCTTGTTCTGATTGGATATTAGGGTTTAGTCTGAATCTGTTTGGTTCTTGATTTGTGAATATTTCTAGTTTTTAATCTCTATTTGTAATCTATATAAAAGGTATTTTGTACATAAATTGTTacaatatcaatatcatatataaatatggtgacacttacaaaatgtataaagttcaaaataattgtgcatatttatttttagtaataccgtatgttcaaaccacgaggcaaattcttcttcgtgCGTCTTTTATACATCAGTCACACCATTTGTGCGAaatagttgtatatgttcgctgcgtatgttaatgtgagctattaatttgtatcaatatatactatattattataaatgcacttaaaaatactattaaattagatggtcatcactaacctcaaataactttcaatctcttcacaattattcaagtcataccatcgagctctttcaaactctcgcccacataggtcacagcccccttgtgcacctatgggacgtactttctgggaaaacCCGGTAAATGTTGACGGAACTCCCATTTGTCTACTTTCATAATTTCAAtccggtctcgtaaatctagtatcaaccccacgaaaatacattgaaaaaaatgtatgccactcattatgaatgtATGACTCTGCGATTGATCCTTCtggacgagccttattccctACAGATTgcttaagttttcccaaaagcctttcaataggatacatccatctatctTGAACGGGGacagcaactaaagcctcacgaggtagatgcacagccaaatgaaccattacatcaaagaatgaaggcgggtacaaactctccaacttgcacaatatcaatgcaatgtcagcttccatttttaataaggcatcaaccttcaacgttctactgcaaatactTCTGAAAAATCGCCTTAATTCTGTGAGAGCTGTAAGAACATCTTGAGTAAGCTTTCTCTGCATACCAACTGGTAACAATCGTTGCagaaatatatggcagtcgtgacttttgAAACCAATTATCTTCCAATTATGAGctcggacacatcttgacatattcgaagcataaccatctggtaatttgattgtcatgaactAGTCagagaatttctttctctcgtcacttgaaagtgtatatCATCCAAGGTGCATATAAGCTACGCTCAACCCTTCCATCAAACATTGCTCTATTTgaacgccatctatgatcatgaggtagatatcgacggtgtcccatgaaacataatttacGGCCATTCGttaaccactgagactgtgtatctttgttacaaataggacaagccatttttccttttgtgctccacccagacaagttctcatatgctggaaaatcatttattgtccaaagtactgcagcatgcatcttgaattcaCGCGACATGGcgtatcatatgtattgacaccctactcccacaaatctttcaactctgctatcattggctgcaaatgtACGTCTATTTCATTTCTTGGTGACCTTTGCCCTAGGATTAATAGAgttatcataaaataaggatccttcatacacttccatggtggcaaattataaggcattactatgatAGGCcaggtgctatgagaagtgctcatgttgccaaatggattaaagccatcagttgctaaatcaagacgtacattgcgaggttctccagcaaaccatggatactcgtcatcaaatttcttccatggtaaggaatctgcaggatgcatgaggaattgatcattttgaactctctctatgtgatgccaagtcatatatGTCGCAAACATCCAAGAAGTAAACAATCTTTAAAGTCGAGGAATAAgggaaaatgtcttagcactttatgGGGTACATTATGCTTATCTGATGGCCATCTTGACTCATGACACACCGGACATGAATTAAATTCTGTATATTGCTTCCAAAAGAAAACACAATTATTCTTACATtcgtggatgatattataatcaaatcctaaacctcgtttcaatttcttcgcttcataGAAATTTCAAGGTACTATGTTATCCTGTGGGAGgacctctttaaataattcaagcagcatatcgttggcctttgcagaaatacgacaaatagacttaatatggaGCAGGCtaacagtgaatgacaacttactATAACGGGTGCACACTTAGTCTCCatccctggcaccaaatatgcctaCACCAAGATCCCCTAAtatttcagtcatatcttctccattatcataactatcatcagaaacattaacatttatgtcctccatatcgatctcgttacattcattCATTTGATTGAgatgactgccaaatctaactcctttAGGAAATAgttctccatgtaaaacccaatgtgaatatttaggatcaattccatttacgaatgAATGATCCTCCATAGccatcatattatatgaactaaggtttttgcacttcttgcatgggCATCTTACAAATCTTGGACtgtcaacactcccacaagtaaattctaagaaagacttcaccccttgtgcatatgCTTATAATCTCGACCAattctatctcccaacaacatccaactcttatccatctgtaaaaaacccaattcatgggataagtactatcaataaactattacaatacaCGTGTCACTTTACCATctatttttaaggtagttgCTCCTATCCTATTTGAGAGACTATCATTTATATCGTATATATACTCAGTCAAAAACttgtatgttagtaaaaatttcggcagcatttccttacaattctccaagtatgctagtcacggtaagtcgtcgaccctattcatgggccgagaaacttacgaactacatactcgaggaatgtaagaaaatgctaaaccaaaattttaattgactaatacaagagttttaattgaatatatatgccatatagacatatagatgatagaatccaaactgtccactttggacaattcaagagttgtacccaaacattatttaagagaatatttgacCACAACTTTCGAACGGatctaaggtttaactgcatgtaaaataattagaaaatccaATCGCTTAGTAATAAATtacataacaagtataaatcGCAAATACATTGtaagattacattacaagtatacatgatgggcccttaaatattttgaagtactaaaataattatttacttaaatattttataattataatttaagtattaatctatttaattagagtgcttaaatagaattaattatacattataattctttaattaaatattgtataagtatattttaagtattaatcatcttaattagagtacttaaatattttcaaacatttaattataattctttaattaaatattttataattagattttaagtattaatctatttcaatacagtacttaaatatttacaattatacattataattacattttataattacattataactATCATTTAATTGATATTGTTCGAACAAATACTCAAAATGTTCGAATGAAATTCTGGCCTCATTTGATTCCTTTTGAACTAAGTAAAttcaattcgaacggtattcagagtATTCGATTAGGACAAAGCCAGAAACTAGTCACGAAAAAGAGCaaaaactgaaccacaaaacataattttcacatacatgatgacatatttcaatacaatataTTGGAAACTATATaattatccctaaatatgattattaaatagcttagaaaactataaaaacttacctctaatttttgcaatccaataaaaatatcaattcacaatacctatatatgcataaaacacattaaacagtttttctatcccaacaaataaatgcaacaaatatcaagatacttgtaaacgaaaatcggaatgaaaaataacaaaaaaagcatattacctcttgtccttgtcttttctctctcaagaatctcttctctctcacttctttcaagctctctctctccacaacatcACTACAACATTTTGAGGCTTTTGCCATGAATTCTTTTTCTGCGACTAGCTATCGTGGGAAAAAGTGGCCTTTTGCCACCAAAATATTTGGAGAGAAAATACATAGGCATTTTCCCATGAAATTGTCCTGGTCGATAATGTTTGATGGCAAAAgatttttctctaccatatttGTAGTTTTTGTAATCAACTTGTTTCCTGGATAATAAATTTGGGCAACATATGGGCCTTTGgtggaaaaatagttattgTGACAAGTTAAATTGACTTGTTACCACAGATTAAAGTCATcgcaaaaaattatttaatttgtacccTCATCATCATGGCTTATTGTTTTTGCCTGCTACTAAATAAGTAATTCCCACAAATATTATTCGCCATAAAAATctctacatatttttaaatagagaaatattatacattagccTACTGTATACCTCACACTAACACCTAACgtcgattatcttttttttttaagagatttattttagagatttaaaatattaattcttttgttttaaatttataggATTTctcgttagatttattttatgatttttttagttatgaaaattattttgatgtgctttcttattattaattattattttatagtcaatagattttattattttattttactaaattattgcatttaaattatattatttaaatttataattatgaaatcTTTTTCATTAGGTCTATTTTAAAactcagattaaaaaaaagatcacaccttatttctttcccttcaatttttttccctccttttttttttctcctttttctttcttctttcttttttcttctttctttttctttttctctttctcctcctTATTTCTCCCCCAGCCCGTGCGCGACCCAAACCAAATCCATACTTCTGTCCTCCACTCAGCCACGCCGTCCGCCGCTGTCCGGTGACACCGTCCAACCCACCAACTCCCCCACACCTCGGCGACCTCCCCCACCCCAACCTCCCTTCGCCACGCTCTCTATCTCCTCCCCGTTGGCTGTGCGAAACCCATTCGGGTTGTGGCTCGTTGCCCCGCCGTGCGCCGCCCATTTCTGTCGCCGTTGCTCCCATTCTCTTCACCATCAGTTGGAGGCCTCACCCCTCTATTTTCAGCCCCTCTTGCGCCGCCAAACTCCTCCACATACGGCTGCAAGCCGCGGCCCAAAATCCTCCCCGCGCCGCTGTAGTACCACCATTGGCCACCATCTTCTCACCATTTCTCAAACCGATCCTCTAGCAACCCAAACCACCCTTCCCCAGCCCCGATCCGCCACCTTTGAAGCCCCACCCTTCACCTCCTGTAAGTCTTCCTCTAcgttattttgatttttctttgtaaTATAATTGCTGGTTCTAAAGGCTTGGTTTTGCTCAAGTAGGTAGAACTTGAAGTGGGTTAGTGATAATTAATCCGTATATTTattgcttaatttttttatttttttattttttgtagaaCTTGAAGTGGGTTTCTTGATATATTTACGCCTTCTTGATGTATATATTGATCTTTTACTCCATCATGTTTTATGTTAAAATGGTTGGACCTAAGATTAGCCATCATGAAGATATTTGCTTTACTGGTTGGAATGCTTAGAATCATCTATTGCAGGCACAACCTGTATTACGAGGGTGTACAATGATTTCAactatgttatttcttttttctttcatttagtCACTGACTTGTTCTATTCAATTTAGCAACTTAAGTGAAAAATGTTTGGGCAATGTTTACTATCTAAGTATAATGCTTTCTCTGCCATTAAAACGGGAATATAATTAGCACCCCATTTTGGATATATCGATCCTTCATCAAGATTAGCATCTAATAAACTAATTGAGaaccagaaaaaataaatataatttgagaaacCAGAAAAAGGATCGAACTTCTTATGTACTCTGTAAAGATATAAGGGCATGTTGTATGCCTTTGTAGTTTTGTCTAATAACCTTTCTTTCCTAAGTCATTGGGAATTAACAAAAGAGGGGGAATAAGAACAACATGTCCTGTCCACCTACCTATCAATATTTATAGCAATCATTTCTACTAAGGGTGATGGTCTACGATTATTTCAGACaaattttgacttttatttaaTGGCCCTTCCTTTTAGTGGCTTACATACTCTTATATTAATGCATATCGGAATGAATTATTAGGGAACCATATTCTATCTTTCGGTAAGGGTGGAGGAGAGGCCACACACGTGAGAATTTGTGATAAAATTCAAAGTTTGGGCTTTTTAagagatatattaaattattgtttttagtTATTGAGAGTTCTGCTATTTAAAGGGTGCAAGTGTTCCAAGAGATGCACAGCTAACCCTTCTCTCTATTAGTTTTTCTTGAGGGTTCCTGCAGCCATTTAGACAAAGGAACATGCATATATTGTAAAGGGAAAGAAGGGTGAAAATGAAGGTAAGAATTTCAAGAAGCTTTTGTTTCATGATTGCTTTTTATAACCATTgttagcatgcatgcatgtaagctatatcattttattttaacttcttATGATAGATGTTCTGTGCAAATTTCAAATAGACAAGTCTCGCGCAATCTTTTTGTAAAAGAATGGTACCCGTATTTTACAAAAGAATTGCACGAAACTtttctatttgaaatttgtaacTAATATCAGATGAGCAGAAGAAGTTGGCATTTGCTTGTGCATAACCTCTTAATGGTCATATGTTGTGCATCTGCACTTGTTATAGCACTCTAGATTGCTTCTGCCAATGATACAGCTGACTATAGATTAGTGCTTTGGGAATTTGCCATTATTATTCATTCTTTGCTAATCAATATTTATGTCTCATTTGAGTCTATTTGAGACATTATTGTGTCATTAGgcagaataaaagaaattgccCATGCAGCGTGCAGCATATGAATATCTGAGAGGAAAAATATTGGATGTATTTCCAAACTATAGGAAAGAAGCAGAGGATCATCTCTCAAAAGCTGTGAGTGAGAAGAAATTGTTGGTTTTCAAAAAACTTGTTTACCAATATATAAAAAACAGAAATTTTTAGTTTCAGTACTGTAACCCATTTTAGTGCTCAGGCTGAAGTTCCTCTTTCAATTTTGGTTGTTCCCTGTTCCAGGTTAAGTTCAATCCATCTCTTACAGTTGCTTGGCTGTGTTTAGGCAACTGCATTTGGAAGAAGGAAGATCTATCTGCAGCAAAGAACTGCTTCACTCTTGCATTAAGCAAGGTCATCACTTATATTGAAGTTCTGTTTTTCTTATAATCATGCATCCCTTGTGCTTCCAGTTATGGTTTTTGTAGGTCACGCTGATTAGACACCCATTATTTTACAGGTAATTTGACTTCATTTGTGTTGATATTTGAGCATGGAATGGAGTTGGATAAAGATGAATTATTTTGAAGTGTTGGGATAAAGATGAGTTTGTAAAGCATGACTTGGTATTGGTTTCTAAAATTTGAATGTATTGGGAATGGAtaagtttgtaaaaacaaatgtaaatttttctaatattttatttttaaattattgtaagtgtcaattttgatctctaatgttggaatatatttatttaagcctATATTAGACTATCTGTTATGATTATTTTCAgctaaatctctctctctctctctctctctctctctcttgcatttttttcctaaaatatcTTAGCTTTTGCCATGAATGTAACTTGTGGCAAATACATTTTTCTACCTATACACTCGGTAAGTATTACATATTTGCCACCAAACTGTAGActttcatgaaaaataaacattagCAATCATACAAGATGGTGGGAAAAAGATGGACTTTGACAACTATAATTCATTTTGGCACCACAAAGTCTATTACAAACATGTTTTTGGCACAACAAGATACATCACAAAAAACTTTATGTCACCATATTTTCAATGAATATTATCGTGAGAATTGTATTATTTTCAACCAAAAATATTAGTgggtaaataaatttaaaggacTATAATGGCTTAAATCTAAACAGCTTTTGCCATGGGCCAAACTAGTTTTTTTCACAAACTAGATTCGTGGAAAAGATGTatctttttccataaaaaaaaaatttctgtgGAAAAAAAGTATTCGCCACTTATTATATGTCACGAACGAGCCACAAAAAATTTTGGTGAGAAAAATTTTTTTACCACTTAATCCTAGCCTTTTCCGACTAATCTCCTCCATGGAATAAATCCCAAAATGTTGTAGTGACACTCTCTCAAAGCCTATGCTACgctctctctcactttctcaaACATCAATCCAAGTGAAAATGAAGTAAAAGGATCtggttaataatatgtgaatataCGTTCAAACGGATTTTTTAGaagttcgaacgcgaaaataaaaaaaccgtgaatttttcccacaatattttctcgttcgaacgaaagaaaaaagaatattctccagcatatacagATAATTTGGCATGAATTTTCCTtccaaagcaaaaaaaaaaaaaaaaaaaaaatcgttcaAACAGATaattatagaaatatataaatatacaatattggtatataataaaatacaatacactatataatactaagtgtcactaatagcgtaatactaagtttcttatcaatctataatattaagtattactaatagtataatattttatttagtatcactaatagtgttatacttataattagtatcactataagtataatactaagtatcactaatagtaaaatactatctattatagtatagatagcataaataAGGATCATTCATACTAAGTATCATCCGCAGAGCTGGATACTGGTTCGGATGATAGTAAGAGCAgcgatgaggtacctgatgatggtctcacagacgatcaaGTTCATGACCTTGTGTGAGACCCTTCgcctcctccatatgatggcagaaAAGTGATCTGATAGGTCGActatatagcatttttcataatGCTTAATCTGATTATCGATTATaatattgatccgaaaaaacatAAGATTGATTTCGGGATCGAGCGGGCCaaatttttgttacggttagcacagggggagccgattgatctggcattatatttcttcctgcGCATTTGAATAGAGTCACACTATTTGGGTGGAGGTAatctaccatttgcactgctaatatctaacctcctactccAATCAGGGGTTGAAGTAACTTCGACTGAGCAGAGGTAGCCACAGATGGGGTCcattaacaagatcacattcagcaagAGCAATGGTCACTTGCTGAAGACTCATACAGtacaggatcagcctccgcctactgatccaaCTTCTACTACTGCTGCCCCTGTTGAGAGACAtcctgctggggctactccagatgaggtacgagctatattggcgaAGCACCGTCCAATTATATTGAAGGACTTCATTCAGCTCATCATAGAGAAGTTTAAGGACCTGGATTGACGCTTACATACCTTATagaaggattttgatttatttaataaatagatattgatagttattattttatttgttttatattgtatagaacgtctaactctttttgggatgtaattaatatatggtttttctttttagtgtttgctagcctgtttattgttaattatattttcttctcattatacttaatgttcacAATAATTGAAagaatgacactatctttaaagtaatatttatttaactaaaatatttttaaattaattacataaaattaatttatgaattcgtaaatattttaattcattgtaaatcataatatataatatatagacatttttatttactttgaaaatgataaaaaaaattaatagaaaaaatatgtattattacaattttaaaaatatatatttttcaattaaataataccgttcgaataaGTTAATATTCATTCAAGCAAattatattgcattcgaattgattaattatctgttcgaattaaattttattagttcgaacagtTTAGATTTTTGGGGACGATctaattcgtctcagaatctccGGTTCGAACTAATATTTATTAGTTCAAACAGATTTAtaaggatgaaatttatttcttcCCTAATAAATTTCgcctctaaaaattaaatttcttgtagcgATGGCTGCTAAAAGTTTCACTACTAGGATGCCTTGGGAAGTGATAAAAGAGCTAGAAACTTTCAAACTTATATAGGCGAAACCTTAGTCTTATTTAGTATACAATATATAGGCtacattgtatatatataagttttttctgcttttatttttgtcttaaatttcatctttgatttttttgtaattcttaaaaaacttttgtatggtttttctcattcaaaagtactaaaggaaattaataaatttggagGTATTTAACAATATCCCTCTTCCCTAGAAAAAACTGTATACGCCGCCTTAGTACCGTAGATATTGATAAAAACACGTTCCATTTAGGTTCACATTGGCTTGATGTCGAGTTGCTCGCATGCCTGGATATATTTTTCCGTTTTCTTGAATCCCTAgtgaaaaaaaactatatacaaaataatataaatcccaaaaaaaaatcataatgatctataaatataaatatatgtatatatatacatatatacacagtacactcacatatatatataaagatgttTTCTTAACAATCATAAAAATGTACGGAAAAACAGTTCAGAACCAGGTTATGTGTGAGAGGTTTCCAATCCGATTAATTAGACTAATTCAAGCTTTAATTTTAGAAaggtatattattatatttatatgcacATCAATTTCAATTCTTAAATCTAAACTCGTAGGtactattttcaattcaaatatttaaatgagtGGTGCTAGGGAGCTGCCTAGCAGTAACAGTTGGACGTGACCCTAGCTAGgctaaatttcttttttcaatttttatcgttttttctttcatgttttttaatattattaaatattttttaaaaatattaaaaaatacaaatatatacattaatagtcactttcttaatcaataagtaaaataa includes:
- the LOC122290761 gene encoding tetratricopeptide repeat protein 5-like, with the protein product MKRAAYEYLRGKILDVFPNYRKEAEDHLSKAVKFNPSLTVAWLCLGNCIWKKEDLSAAKNCFTLALSKVITYIEVLFFL